A stretch of the Channa argus isolate prfri chromosome 9, Channa argus male v1.0, whole genome shotgun sequence genome encodes the following:
- the asmtl gene encoding probable bifunctional dTTP/UTP pyrophosphatase/methyltransferase protein isoform X3 — MVLKPVISKLAGKLVVLASASPRRLEILRNAGLRFEVVPSWFKETIDKGLFKAPHEYAVETAKQKALEVARRMPFKHLKTPDIVIGADTIVAVDGKILEKPVDKCDAYRMLSSLSGKEHSVFTGVAIVLCHEKENEEVDYQLIDFYEETKVKFADLSEDMLWEYINSGEPMDKAGGYGIQALGGMLVEYVHGDFLNVVGFPLNHFCKQLDLIYNHWTPSSDQENASIHLSHNGTRSTSVLTQPPPKPPAQCNQSSSPSAKYNSSPSPRLNSPSASQTHNTQDSPSSSPVHKGERKDADSEVGVSSWRLVDSSSAKDKDAKLQGSESTTLQQIISRGHAIVPEHEDSEPKKENLQQIIELMDGFKASKALFTACNLGVFDLLKSKPSLDASQVAREIKASVKGTDCLLEACASLGLLRSKERPCQKPVYENTDLATRFLLSDAPLSLHGYIQHCNNTVWPLFSHLESAVREGTHQHEKAFGKKSDDVFQDTYCNSQEVKLRFMRAMHSIAEVTGAAVASAFDLSGYKTACDLGGDFFKDELPKADLYILARILHDWSDEKVHILLRKIADACTPGCGLLLSETFLDEDRRGPSRGLLQALSMSEGKQRSATEYSLLLKNYGLVTVHVRNTGNLLDAMLCIKV, encoded by the exons ATGGTGCTGAAACCTGTCATTTCAAAGCTTGCCGGTAAACTGGTCGTGTTGGCAAGTGCCTCCCCGAGGAGACTGGAGATTCTTCGCAATGCG GGCTTACGTTTTGAAGTGGTACCATCCTGGTTTAAAGAAACCATTGACAAAGGACTTTTCAAAGCACCTCATGAGTATGCAGTTGAGACAGCCAAACAAAAAGCCCTCGAAGTGGCCCGGAGGATGCCCTTT AAACACCTGAAAACTCCAGACATAGTAATTGGAGCAGATACTATTGTG gCTGTAGATGGAAAGATTCTAGAGAAGCCAGTGGATAAATGTGATGCTTACAGGATGTTATCAAG tttgagTGGTAAAGAACACAGCGTCTTCACTGGTGTAGCTATTGTCCTCTGTCACGAGAAAGAAA ATGAAGAAGTTGATTACCAGCTGATTGACTTCTATGAAGAAACGAAGGTGAAATTTGCTGATCTCTCAGAAGATATGCTGTGGGAGTACATCAATAGTGGGGAACCCAT GGACAAGGCTGGCGGCTATGGTATTCAGGCTCTTGGTGGCATGCTGGTAGAGTATGTTCATGGAGACTTCCTGAATGTTGTGGGTTTCCCCCTCAACCACTTCTGCAAACAGCTCGACCTTATTTACAACCACTGGACTCCGTCTTCAGACCAGGAAAATGCGTCAATTCATCTGAGTCACAACGGCACTCGCAGCACCTCAGTTCTCACACAGCCCCCACCAAAACCGCCAGCTCAGTGCAATCAAAGTTCCAGCCCATCAGCCAAATACAACTCCTCACCCAGCCCCAGACTGAACAGTCCATCTGCTAGTCAAACACACAACACCCAGGACAGCCCTTCATCGAGTCCTGTCCATAAG GGGGAAAGGAAAGATGCTGACAGTGAAGTGGGTGTGAGTTCCTGGAGGTTGGTCGACAGTTCATCTGCAAAAGATAAAGACGCTAAGCTCCAAGGTTCTGAGAGTACAACATTACAGCAGATAATCAGCAGGGGGCATGCAATTGTGCCAGAGCACGAGGATAGTGaacctaaaaaagaaaacttgcaGCAAATTATTGAACTGATGGATGGATTCAAAGCCTCAAAG GCCCTCTTTACCGCATGCAACTTGGGTGTGTTCGATCTGCTAAAGAGCAAGCCAAGTTTGGATGCATCACAGGTGGCTCGGGAGATCAAAGCATCTGTGAAAGGGACTGATTGCCTGCTGGAGGCCTGTGCGTCTCTGGGACTGCTGAGGAGCAAAGAGAGAC CCTGCCAAAAGCCAGTGTACGAAAACACAGATCTGGCCACTCGCTTTCTGTTGTCCGATGCACCTCTTTCACTGCATGGATACATTCAGCACTGTAACAACACAGTTTGGCCTCTTTTCTCTCACCTTGAGAGCGCTGTGCGGGAGGGAACCCACCAGCATGAGAAAGCCTTCGGCAAGAAATCAGACGATGTTTTTCAG gatACGTACTGTAACAGTCAAGAAGTGAAACTGAGATTCATGAGGGCCATGCACAGCATTGCTGAAGTTACAGGAGCAGCTGTAGCTTCAGCCTTTGACCTCTCCGGTTACAAAACCGCCTGTGACCTTGGAG GAGACTTCTTTAAAGATGAATTACCCAAAGCAGACTTGTACATCCTGGCGAGAATTCTTCATGACTGGTCTGATGAGAAGGTGCATATTCTCCTACGTAAAATTGCGGATGCATGCACACCAG GCTGTGGACTCCTGCTAAGTGAGACCTTCCTGGATGAAGACAGGAGGGGCCCAAGTCGTGGGCTGCTGCAGGCCCTCAGTATGAGCGAGGGGAAACAGAGGAGCGCAACCGAATACAGTCTGCTTTTGAAGAACTATGGTTTGGTCACCGTACATGTCAGAAACACAGGCAACCTCCTGGATGCTATGCTGTGCATCAAAGTGTAA
- the asmtl gene encoding probable bifunctional dTTP/UTP pyrophosphatase/methyltransferase protein isoform X5: MVLKPVISKLAGKLVVLASASPRRLEILRNAGLRFEVVPSWFKETIDKGLFKAPHEYAVETAKQKALEVARRMPFKHLKTPDIVIGADTIVAVDGKILEKPVDKCDAYRMLSSLSGKEHSVFTGVAIVLCHEKENEEVDYQLIDFYEETKVKFADLSEDMLWEYINSGEPMDKAGGYGIQALGGMLVEYVHGDFLNVVGFPLNHFCKQLDLIYNHWTPSSDQENASIHLSHNGTRSTSVLTQPPPKPPAQCNQSSSPSAKYNSSPSPRLNSPSASQTHNTQDSPSSSPVHKALFTACNLGVFDLLKSKPSLDASQVAREIKASVKGTDCLLEACASLGLLRSKERPCQKPVYENTDLATRFLLSDAPLSLHGYIQHCNNTVWPLFSHLESAVREGTHQHEKAFGKKSDDVFQDTYCNSQEVKLRFMRAMHSIAEVTGAAVASAFDLSGYKTACDLGGCTGAMAYKFIKAHPSLSVTVFDLPAIVEMSEHFRPLHTDNRVSFVAGDFFKDELPKADLYILARILHDWSDEKVHILLRKIADACTPGCGLLLSETFLDEDRRGPSRGLLQALSMSEGKQRSATEYSLLLKNYGLVTVHVRNTGNLLDAMLCIKV, from the exons ATGGTGCTGAAACCTGTCATTTCAAAGCTTGCCGGTAAACTGGTCGTGTTGGCAAGTGCCTCCCCGAGGAGACTGGAGATTCTTCGCAATGCG GGCTTACGTTTTGAAGTGGTACCATCCTGGTTTAAAGAAACCATTGACAAAGGACTTTTCAAAGCACCTCATGAGTATGCAGTTGAGACAGCCAAACAAAAAGCCCTCGAAGTGGCCCGGAGGATGCCCTTT AAACACCTGAAAACTCCAGACATAGTAATTGGAGCAGATACTATTGTG gCTGTAGATGGAAAGATTCTAGAGAAGCCAGTGGATAAATGTGATGCTTACAGGATGTTATCAAG tttgagTGGTAAAGAACACAGCGTCTTCACTGGTGTAGCTATTGTCCTCTGTCACGAGAAAGAAA ATGAAGAAGTTGATTACCAGCTGATTGACTTCTATGAAGAAACGAAGGTGAAATTTGCTGATCTCTCAGAAGATATGCTGTGGGAGTACATCAATAGTGGGGAACCCAT GGACAAGGCTGGCGGCTATGGTATTCAGGCTCTTGGTGGCATGCTGGTAGAGTATGTTCATGGAGACTTCCTGAATGTTGTGGGTTTCCCCCTCAACCACTTCTGCAAACAGCTCGACCTTATTTACAACCACTGGACTCCGTCTTCAGACCAGGAAAATGCGTCAATTCATCTGAGTCACAACGGCACTCGCAGCACCTCAGTTCTCACACAGCCCCCACCAAAACCGCCAGCTCAGTGCAATCAAAGTTCCAGCCCATCAGCCAAATACAACTCCTCACCCAGCCCCAGACTGAACAGTCCATCTGCTAGTCAAACACACAACACCCAGGACAGCCCTTCATCGAGTCCTGTCCATAAG GCCCTCTTTACCGCATGCAACTTGGGTGTGTTCGATCTGCTAAAGAGCAAGCCAAGTTTGGATGCATCACAGGTGGCTCGGGAGATCAAAGCATCTGTGAAAGGGACTGATTGCCTGCTGGAGGCCTGTGCGTCTCTGGGACTGCTGAGGAGCAAAGAGAGAC CCTGCCAAAAGCCAGTGTACGAAAACACAGATCTGGCCACTCGCTTTCTGTTGTCCGATGCACCTCTTTCACTGCATGGATACATTCAGCACTGTAACAACACAGTTTGGCCTCTTTTCTCTCACCTTGAGAGCGCTGTGCGGGAGGGAACCCACCAGCATGAGAAAGCCTTCGGCAAGAAATCAGACGATGTTTTTCAG gatACGTACTGTAACAGTCAAGAAGTGAAACTGAGATTCATGAGGGCCATGCACAGCATTGCTGAAGTTACAGGAGCAGCTGTAGCTTCAGCCTTTGACCTCTCCGGTTACAAAACCGCCTGTGACCTTGGAG GATGCACTGGTGCCATGGCCTATAAGTTTATCAAAGCCCATCCTAGTTTGTCTGTGACAGTCTTTGACTTGCCAGCTATTGTTGAGATGAGTGAACATTTCCGacctctgcacacagacaacagagTTTCATTTGTAGCAG GAGACTTCTTTAAAGATGAATTACCCAAAGCAGACTTGTACATCCTGGCGAGAATTCTTCATGACTGGTCTGATGAGAAGGTGCATATTCTCCTACGTAAAATTGCGGATGCATGCACACCAG GCTGTGGACTCCTGCTAAGTGAGACCTTCCTGGATGAAGACAGGAGGGGCCCAAGTCGTGGGCTGCTGCAGGCCCTCAGTATGAGCGAGGGGAAACAGAGGAGCGCAACCGAATACAGTCTGCTTTTGAAGAACTATGGTTTGGTCACCGTACATGTCAGAAACACAGGCAACCTCCTGGATGCTATGCTGTGCATCAAAGTGTAA
- the asmtl gene encoding probable bifunctional dTTP/UTP pyrophosphatase/methyltransferase protein isoform X6: MVLKPVISKLAGKLVVLASASPRRLEILRNAGLRFEVVPSWFKETIDKGLFKAPHEYAVETAKQKALEVARRMPFKHLKTPDIVIGADTIVAVDGKILEKPVDKCDAYRMLSSLSGKEHSVFTGVAIVLCHEKENEEVDYQLIDFYEETKVKFADLSEDMLWEYINSGEPMDKAGGYGIQALGGMLVEYVHGDFLNVVGFPLNHFCKQLDLIYNHWTPSSDQENASIHLSHNGTRSTSVLTQPPPKPPAQCNQSSSPSAKYNSSPSPRLNSPSASQTHNTQDSPSSSPVHKGERKDADSEVGVSSWRLVDSSSAKDKDAKLQGSESTTLQQIISRGHAIVPEHEDSEPKKENLQQIIELMDGFKASKALFTACNLGVFDLLKSKPSLDASQVAREIKASVKGTDCLLEACASLGLLRSKERPCQKPVYENTDLATRFLLSDAPLSLHGYIQHCNNTVWPLFSHLESAVREGTHQHEKAFGKKSDDVFQDTYCNSQEVKLRFMRAMHSIAEVTGAAVASAFDLSGYKTACDLGGCAVLIAETMLDRQRAYSALQSLNMLAQTEGMERTERQYADILRKHGFGDINVVRTMNFLDAFIAVKM; the protein is encoded by the exons ATGGTGCTGAAACCTGTCATTTCAAAGCTTGCCGGTAAACTGGTCGTGTTGGCAAGTGCCTCCCCGAGGAGACTGGAGATTCTTCGCAATGCG GGCTTACGTTTTGAAGTGGTACCATCCTGGTTTAAAGAAACCATTGACAAAGGACTTTTCAAAGCACCTCATGAGTATGCAGTTGAGACAGCCAAACAAAAAGCCCTCGAAGTGGCCCGGAGGATGCCCTTT AAACACCTGAAAACTCCAGACATAGTAATTGGAGCAGATACTATTGTG gCTGTAGATGGAAAGATTCTAGAGAAGCCAGTGGATAAATGTGATGCTTACAGGATGTTATCAAG tttgagTGGTAAAGAACACAGCGTCTTCACTGGTGTAGCTATTGTCCTCTGTCACGAGAAAGAAA ATGAAGAAGTTGATTACCAGCTGATTGACTTCTATGAAGAAACGAAGGTGAAATTTGCTGATCTCTCAGAAGATATGCTGTGGGAGTACATCAATAGTGGGGAACCCAT GGACAAGGCTGGCGGCTATGGTATTCAGGCTCTTGGTGGCATGCTGGTAGAGTATGTTCATGGAGACTTCCTGAATGTTGTGGGTTTCCCCCTCAACCACTTCTGCAAACAGCTCGACCTTATTTACAACCACTGGACTCCGTCTTCAGACCAGGAAAATGCGTCAATTCATCTGAGTCACAACGGCACTCGCAGCACCTCAGTTCTCACACAGCCCCCACCAAAACCGCCAGCTCAGTGCAATCAAAGTTCCAGCCCATCAGCCAAATACAACTCCTCACCCAGCCCCAGACTGAACAGTCCATCTGCTAGTCAAACACACAACACCCAGGACAGCCCTTCATCGAGTCCTGTCCATAAG GGGGAAAGGAAAGATGCTGACAGTGAAGTGGGTGTGAGTTCCTGGAGGTTGGTCGACAGTTCATCTGCAAAAGATAAAGACGCTAAGCTCCAAGGTTCTGAGAGTACAACATTACAGCAGATAATCAGCAGGGGGCATGCAATTGTGCCAGAGCACGAGGATAGTGaacctaaaaaagaaaacttgcaGCAAATTATTGAACTGATGGATGGATTCAAAGCCTCAAAG GCCCTCTTTACCGCATGCAACTTGGGTGTGTTCGATCTGCTAAAGAGCAAGCCAAGTTTGGATGCATCACAGGTGGCTCGGGAGATCAAAGCATCTGTGAAAGGGACTGATTGCCTGCTGGAGGCCTGTGCGTCTCTGGGACTGCTGAGGAGCAAAGAGAGAC CCTGCCAAAAGCCAGTGTACGAAAACACAGATCTGGCCACTCGCTTTCTGTTGTCCGATGCACCTCTTTCACTGCATGGATACATTCAGCACTGTAACAACACAGTTTGGCCTCTTTTCTCTCACCTTGAGAGCGCTGTGCGGGAGGGAACCCACCAGCATGAGAAAGCCTTCGGCAAGAAATCAGACGATGTTTTTCAG gatACGTACTGTAACAGTCAAGAAGTGAAACTGAGATTCATGAGGGCCATGCACAGCATTGCTGAAGTTACAGGAGCAGCTGTAGCTTCAGCCTTTGACCTCTCCGGTTACAAAACCGCCTGTGACCTTGGAG GATGTGCAGTGCTCATAGCTGAGACCATGTTGGATAGACAGAGAGCCTACTCTGCTCTGCAATCTCTGAACATGCTTGCCCAGACTGAGGGGatggagaggacagagagacagtatGCAGACATCCTGCGCAAACATGGATTTGGGGACATTAATGTGGTTCGCACCATGAACTTCCTTGATGCTTTTATTGCTGTTAAAATGTAA
- the asmtl gene encoding probable bifunctional dTTP/UTP pyrophosphatase/methyltransferase protein isoform X2, with amino-acid sequence MVLKPVISKLAGKLVVLASASPRRLEILRNAGLRFEVVPSWFKETIDKGLFKAPHEYAVETAKQKALEVARRMPFKHLKTPDIVIGADTIVAVDGKILEKPVDKCDAYRMLSSLSGKEHSVFTGVAIVLCHEKENEEVDYQLIDFYEETKVKFADLSEDMLWEYINSGEPMDKAGGYGIQALGGMLVEYVHGDFLNVVGFPLNHFCKQLDLIYNHWTPSSDQENASIHLSHNGTRSTSVLTQPPPKPPAQCNQSSSPSAKYNSSPSPRLNSPSASQTHNTQDSPSSSPVHKGERKDADSEVGVSSWRLVDSSSAKDKDAKLQGSESTTLQQIISRGHAIVPEHEDSEPKKENLQQIIELMDGFKASKALFTACNLGVFDLLKSKPSLDASQVAREIKASVKGTDCLLEACASLGLLRSKERPCQKPVYENTDLATRFLLSDAPLSLHGYIQHCNNTVWPLFSHLESAVREGTHQHEKAFGKKSDDVFQDTYCNSQEVKLRFMRAMHSIAEVTGAAVASAFDLSGYKTACDLGGCTGAMAYKFIKAHPSLSVTVFDLPAIVEMSEHFRPLHTDNRVSFVAGDFFKDELPKADLYILARILHDWSDEKVHILLRKIADACTPGCAVLIAETMLDRQRAYSALQSLNMLAQTEGMERTERQYADILRKHGFGDINVVRTMNFLDAFIAVKM; translated from the exons ATGGTGCTGAAACCTGTCATTTCAAAGCTTGCCGGTAAACTGGTCGTGTTGGCAAGTGCCTCCCCGAGGAGACTGGAGATTCTTCGCAATGCG GGCTTACGTTTTGAAGTGGTACCATCCTGGTTTAAAGAAACCATTGACAAAGGACTTTTCAAAGCACCTCATGAGTATGCAGTTGAGACAGCCAAACAAAAAGCCCTCGAAGTGGCCCGGAGGATGCCCTTT AAACACCTGAAAACTCCAGACATAGTAATTGGAGCAGATACTATTGTG gCTGTAGATGGAAAGATTCTAGAGAAGCCAGTGGATAAATGTGATGCTTACAGGATGTTATCAAG tttgagTGGTAAAGAACACAGCGTCTTCACTGGTGTAGCTATTGTCCTCTGTCACGAGAAAGAAA ATGAAGAAGTTGATTACCAGCTGATTGACTTCTATGAAGAAACGAAGGTGAAATTTGCTGATCTCTCAGAAGATATGCTGTGGGAGTACATCAATAGTGGGGAACCCAT GGACAAGGCTGGCGGCTATGGTATTCAGGCTCTTGGTGGCATGCTGGTAGAGTATGTTCATGGAGACTTCCTGAATGTTGTGGGTTTCCCCCTCAACCACTTCTGCAAACAGCTCGACCTTATTTACAACCACTGGACTCCGTCTTCAGACCAGGAAAATGCGTCAATTCATCTGAGTCACAACGGCACTCGCAGCACCTCAGTTCTCACACAGCCCCCACCAAAACCGCCAGCTCAGTGCAATCAAAGTTCCAGCCCATCAGCCAAATACAACTCCTCACCCAGCCCCAGACTGAACAGTCCATCTGCTAGTCAAACACACAACACCCAGGACAGCCCTTCATCGAGTCCTGTCCATAAG GGGGAAAGGAAAGATGCTGACAGTGAAGTGGGTGTGAGTTCCTGGAGGTTGGTCGACAGTTCATCTGCAAAAGATAAAGACGCTAAGCTCCAAGGTTCTGAGAGTACAACATTACAGCAGATAATCAGCAGGGGGCATGCAATTGTGCCAGAGCACGAGGATAGTGaacctaaaaaagaaaacttgcaGCAAATTATTGAACTGATGGATGGATTCAAAGCCTCAAAG GCCCTCTTTACCGCATGCAACTTGGGTGTGTTCGATCTGCTAAAGAGCAAGCCAAGTTTGGATGCATCACAGGTGGCTCGGGAGATCAAAGCATCTGTGAAAGGGACTGATTGCCTGCTGGAGGCCTGTGCGTCTCTGGGACTGCTGAGGAGCAAAGAGAGAC CCTGCCAAAAGCCAGTGTACGAAAACACAGATCTGGCCACTCGCTTTCTGTTGTCCGATGCACCTCTTTCACTGCATGGATACATTCAGCACTGTAACAACACAGTTTGGCCTCTTTTCTCTCACCTTGAGAGCGCTGTGCGGGAGGGAACCCACCAGCATGAGAAAGCCTTCGGCAAGAAATCAGACGATGTTTTTCAG gatACGTACTGTAACAGTCAAGAAGTGAAACTGAGATTCATGAGGGCCATGCACAGCATTGCTGAAGTTACAGGAGCAGCTGTAGCTTCAGCCTTTGACCTCTCCGGTTACAAAACCGCCTGTGACCTTGGAG GATGCACTGGTGCCATGGCCTATAAGTTTATCAAAGCCCATCCTAGTTTGTCTGTGACAGTCTTTGACTTGCCAGCTATTGTTGAGATGAGTGAACATTTCCGacctctgcacacagacaacagagTTTCATTTGTAGCAG GAGACTTCTTTAAAGATGAATTACCCAAAGCAGACTTGTACATCCTGGCGAGAATTCTTCATGACTGGTCTGATGAGAAGGTGCATATTCTCCTACGTAAAATTGCGGATGCATGCACACCAG GATGTGCAGTGCTCATAGCTGAGACCATGTTGGATAGACAGAGAGCCTACTCTGCTCTGCAATCTCTGAACATGCTTGCCCAGACTGAGGGGatggagaggacagagagacagtatGCAGACATCCTGCGCAAACATGGATTTGGGGACATTAATGTGGTTCGCACCATGAACTTCCTTGATGCTTTTATTGCTGTTAAAATGTAA
- the asmtl gene encoding probable bifunctional dTTP/UTP pyrophosphatase/methyltransferase protein isoform X4, protein MVLKPVISKLAGKLVVLASASPRRLEILRNAGLRFEVVPSWFKETIDKGLFKAPHEYAVETAKQKALEVARRMPFKHLKTPDIVIGADTIVAVDGKILEKPVDKCDAYRMLSSLSGKEHSVFTGVAIVLCHEKENEEVDYQLIDFYEETKVKFADLSEDMLWEYINSGEPMDKAGGYGIQALGGMLVEYVHGDFLNVVGFPLNHFCKQLDLIYNHWTPSSDQENASIHLSHNGTRSTSVLTQPPPKPPAQCNQSSSPSAKYNSSPSPRLNSPSASQTHNTQDSPSSSPVHKGERKDADSEVGVSSWRLVDSSSAKDKDAKLQGSESTTLQQIISRGHAIVPEHEDSEPKKENLQQIIELMDGFKASKALFTACNLGVFDLLKSKPSLDASQVAREIKASVKGTDCLLEACASLGLLRSKERPCQKPVYENTDLATRFLLSDAPLSLHGYIQHCNNTVWPLFSHLESAVREGTHQHEKAFGKKSDDVFQDTYCNSQEVKLRFMRAMHSIAEVTGAAVASAFDLSGYKTACDLGGDFFKDELPKADLYILARILHDWSDEKVHILLRKIADACTPGCAVLIAETMLDRQRAYSALQSLNMLAQTEGMERTERQYADILRKHGFGDINVVRTMNFLDAFIAVKM, encoded by the exons ATGGTGCTGAAACCTGTCATTTCAAAGCTTGCCGGTAAACTGGTCGTGTTGGCAAGTGCCTCCCCGAGGAGACTGGAGATTCTTCGCAATGCG GGCTTACGTTTTGAAGTGGTACCATCCTGGTTTAAAGAAACCATTGACAAAGGACTTTTCAAAGCACCTCATGAGTATGCAGTTGAGACAGCCAAACAAAAAGCCCTCGAAGTGGCCCGGAGGATGCCCTTT AAACACCTGAAAACTCCAGACATAGTAATTGGAGCAGATACTATTGTG gCTGTAGATGGAAAGATTCTAGAGAAGCCAGTGGATAAATGTGATGCTTACAGGATGTTATCAAG tttgagTGGTAAAGAACACAGCGTCTTCACTGGTGTAGCTATTGTCCTCTGTCACGAGAAAGAAA ATGAAGAAGTTGATTACCAGCTGATTGACTTCTATGAAGAAACGAAGGTGAAATTTGCTGATCTCTCAGAAGATATGCTGTGGGAGTACATCAATAGTGGGGAACCCAT GGACAAGGCTGGCGGCTATGGTATTCAGGCTCTTGGTGGCATGCTGGTAGAGTATGTTCATGGAGACTTCCTGAATGTTGTGGGTTTCCCCCTCAACCACTTCTGCAAACAGCTCGACCTTATTTACAACCACTGGACTCCGTCTTCAGACCAGGAAAATGCGTCAATTCATCTGAGTCACAACGGCACTCGCAGCACCTCAGTTCTCACACAGCCCCCACCAAAACCGCCAGCTCAGTGCAATCAAAGTTCCAGCCCATCAGCCAAATACAACTCCTCACCCAGCCCCAGACTGAACAGTCCATCTGCTAGTCAAACACACAACACCCAGGACAGCCCTTCATCGAGTCCTGTCCATAAG GGGGAAAGGAAAGATGCTGACAGTGAAGTGGGTGTGAGTTCCTGGAGGTTGGTCGACAGTTCATCTGCAAAAGATAAAGACGCTAAGCTCCAAGGTTCTGAGAGTACAACATTACAGCAGATAATCAGCAGGGGGCATGCAATTGTGCCAGAGCACGAGGATAGTGaacctaaaaaagaaaacttgcaGCAAATTATTGAACTGATGGATGGATTCAAAGCCTCAAAG GCCCTCTTTACCGCATGCAACTTGGGTGTGTTCGATCTGCTAAAGAGCAAGCCAAGTTTGGATGCATCACAGGTGGCTCGGGAGATCAAAGCATCTGTGAAAGGGACTGATTGCCTGCTGGAGGCCTGTGCGTCTCTGGGACTGCTGAGGAGCAAAGAGAGAC CCTGCCAAAAGCCAGTGTACGAAAACACAGATCTGGCCACTCGCTTTCTGTTGTCCGATGCACCTCTTTCACTGCATGGATACATTCAGCACTGTAACAACACAGTTTGGCCTCTTTTCTCTCACCTTGAGAGCGCTGTGCGGGAGGGAACCCACCAGCATGAGAAAGCCTTCGGCAAGAAATCAGACGATGTTTTTCAG gatACGTACTGTAACAGTCAAGAAGTGAAACTGAGATTCATGAGGGCCATGCACAGCATTGCTGAAGTTACAGGAGCAGCTGTAGCTTCAGCCTTTGACCTCTCCGGTTACAAAACCGCCTGTGACCTTGGAG GAGACTTCTTTAAAGATGAATTACCCAAAGCAGACTTGTACATCCTGGCGAGAATTCTTCATGACTGGTCTGATGAGAAGGTGCATATTCTCCTACGTAAAATTGCGGATGCATGCACACCAG GATGTGCAGTGCTCATAGCTGAGACCATGTTGGATAGACAGAGAGCCTACTCTGCTCTGCAATCTCTGAACATGCTTGCCCAGACTGAGGGGatggagaggacagagagacagtatGCAGACATCCTGCGCAAACATGGATTTGGGGACATTAATGTGGTTCGCACCATGAACTTCCTTGATGCTTTTATTGCTGTTAAAATGTAA